In a genomic window of Halobiforma lacisalsi AJ5:
- a CDS encoding sensor histidine kinase, giving the protein MFGYAGTAIVLGSFAAGIASASLVAYLDRHRGSAGATWFMYTLAFQSLACFGYGIGLLVFDPVPRSYAEAVAWLGMTWMGPFFLAFALEYTGRSGVLDRQGFRLLFVFPVGTTALAFTHPYHDLLWQGFRIEPVFGLSTVTYGIQPWGYAAMFVSLVAAGVGVLLLVETILAYGPLYRREAIAVALSTVPPSVTLLAWLGGIGYWPALNLAPASLLVHAALDGYAFVGTDMFESNPTTRRAAERAAIDDLPNPVLILDPNDRLVAFNDAAAELIDAAASSVVGTELTDHFAIPLDDAPSDRQVRTARTTGADRTRRFSISVSPLTDPAGTVVGETIVLQDITERLEQEQQLSVLNRILRHNLRNEMTVIMGAADVLGSSVDDPELERWVDDVRKSGQALVDIGERAREFDVLRDRDPSFESVDVAPFLESVADAAREEQPGARIDLEAADATVSTDPVILRIVLVNLVANAVQHTETEPPTGRIRGRGTGIETKTETDTETGTETETGTGTAATDGARPGEAYTIEIEDDGPGIPPAELEAIDLDGEDPLEHGSGLGLWIVTWGVDRIGGTIEFDSTDEGTTVSVRVPTDGGTRGVDSSRLPAPNR; this is encoded by the coding sequence TTGTTCGGGTACGCTGGTACTGCGATCGTCCTCGGATCGTTCGCTGCCGGGATCGCCTCCGCGTCGTTAGTCGCGTATCTCGACCGCCACCGCGGCAGCGCCGGCGCTACCTGGTTCATGTACACGCTCGCGTTTCAGTCGCTGGCGTGTTTCGGGTACGGGATCGGTCTCCTCGTCTTCGATCCCGTCCCGCGGAGCTACGCCGAGGCCGTTGCCTGGCTCGGAATGACCTGGATGGGGCCGTTCTTTCTCGCCTTCGCCCTCGAGTACACCGGTCGAAGCGGCGTCCTCGACCGGCAGGGGTTTCGTCTGCTGTTCGTCTTCCCCGTCGGGACGACGGCCCTCGCGTTCACGCATCCGTACCACGACCTGCTGTGGCAGGGGTTCCGGATCGAACCGGTCTTCGGGCTCTCGACGGTGACCTACGGGATCCAGCCGTGGGGGTACGCGGCGATGTTCGTCAGTCTCGTCGCCGCGGGCGTCGGGGTCCTGCTGCTGGTCGAGACGATCCTGGCCTACGGTCCGCTCTACCGGCGGGAAGCGATCGCGGTCGCACTCAGCACCGTCCCGCCGTCGGTGACGTTGCTCGCCTGGCTGGGCGGCATCGGGTACTGGCCGGCGCTGAACCTCGCTCCGGCCTCGCTGTTGGTTCACGCGGCCCTCGACGGCTACGCGTTCGTCGGAACCGATATGTTCGAGTCGAACCCGACGACCCGGCGGGCCGCGGAGCGGGCCGCGATCGACGACCTGCCGAACCCCGTCCTGATCCTCGATCCCAACGACCGCCTGGTCGCGTTCAACGATGCGGCGGCGGAACTGATCGACGCCGCCGCCTCGAGCGTCGTCGGCACCGAACTGACGGATCACTTTGCCATCCCGCTCGACGACGCCCCGTCGGACCGGCAGGTCCGGACGGCACGAACGACAGGGGCCGATCGAACCCGCCGGTTTTCGATCTCGGTTTCGCCCCTTACGGATCCCGCGGGAACCGTCGTCGGTGAGACGATCGTCCTCCAGGATATCACCGAGCGACTGGAGCAGGAACAGCAACTGAGCGTGCTCAACCGGATCCTCCGGCACAACCTCCGAAACGAGATGACGGTCATCATGGGTGCTGCGGACGTCCTCGGGTCGTCGGTCGACGACCCGGAACTCGAGCGGTGGGTCGACGACGTCCGGAAAAGCGGCCAGGCGCTGGTCGACATCGGCGAGCGTGCCCGCGAGTTCGACGTCCTGCGCGACCGGGACCCGTCGTTCGAGTCGGTCGACGTCGCCCCCTTCCTCGAGTCGGTCGCGGACGCCGCACGGGAGGAGCAGCCGGGGGCGCGGATCGACCTCGAGGCGGCCGATGCGACCGTTTCGACCGATCCGGTGATCCTGCGGATCGTCCTCGTGAACCTCGTCGCCAACGCCGTCCAGCACACCGAGACGGAGCCGCCGACGGGACGGATCCGTGGTCGAGGGACGGGAATCGAGACCAAGACCGAGACCGATACTGAGACCGGGACCGAGACCGAGACAGGGACCGGGACAGCGGCCACGGACGGAGCACGGCCCGGCGAGGCCTACACGATCGAGATCGAAGACGACGGTCCCGGGATCCCGCCCGCGGAACTCGAGGCGATCGATCTGGACGGGGAGGACCCCCTCGAGCACGGGAGCGGGCTCGGCCTGTGGATCGTTACGTGGGGGGTCGATCGGATCGGCGGGACCATCGAGTTCGACTCCACCGACGAGGGGACGACGGTTTCGGTTCGCGTTCCGACCGACGGGGGGACGAGGGGAGTCGACTCGAGCCGTCTTCCAGCGCCGAACCGCTGA
- the engB gene encoding GTP-binding protein EngB codes for MFDTRPDREAEVALVGRSNVGKSTLMRELTGHDFDTGGNPGVTREPNHYDWAPEDFVITDLPGFGFMSGVHEERREQIKTNIVHYLEEYAENILVAILVVDGKSVIDIIDRHSGPDEVPYDVEMFHFLRDLGIPTVVAVNKMDKVDDKDERLNELCDRLGLYPPWKQWQEIVAPITAKKGRIEPLNEAVREHLHEQQRDDLFKFF; via the coding sequence ATGTTCGATACGCGCCCCGACCGCGAGGCCGAAGTCGCCCTCGTCGGTCGCTCGAACGTGGGCAAGTCCACGCTCATGCGCGAGTTGACCGGCCACGACTTCGACACCGGCGGCAACCCCGGGGTTACCCGCGAACCCAACCACTACGACTGGGCGCCGGAGGACTTCGTCATCACCGACCTCCCCGGCTTCGGCTTCATGAGCGGCGTCCACGAAGAGCGCCGCGAGCAGATCAAGACGAACATCGTCCACTATCTGGAGGAGTACGCCGAGAACATCCTCGTTGCGATCCTGGTCGTCGACGGCAAGAGCGTCATCGACATCATCGACCGCCACTCCGGCCCCGACGAGGTCCCCTACGACGTGGAGATGTTTCACTTCCTGCGGGATCTGGGCATCCCGACGGTCGTCGCGGTCAACAAGATGGACAAGGTCGACGACAAGGACGAGCGGCTGAACGAACTCTGCGATCGGCTCGGCCTCTACCCGCCGTGGAAGCAGTGGCAGGAGATCGTCGCGCCGATCACCGCGAAGAAGGGGCGGATCGAGCCGCTGAACGAGGCCGTCCGGGAACACCTCCACGAACAGCAGCGGGACGACCTGTTCAAGTTCTTCTAG
- a CDS encoding GNAT family N-acetyltransferase, translating into MTATDPFDVRDATDDDAPAIAAVHATAAHELGGSAYDERQVQAWISNVHPERYPIGDPGFRVVVAERGDEVVGFGLLDLAPNGRDDGVGEISAVYVHPDHAREGVGGAIMDALEGTARDAGLEALVLTASRNAIGFYERQGYEGVETVSLEMNQGVPLECLRMRKRLEHGE; encoded by the coding sequence ATGACCGCGACCGACCCGTTCGACGTCCGCGACGCGACCGACGACGACGCGCCCGCCATCGCGGCCGTCCACGCCACGGCGGCCCACGAACTCGGGGGTAGCGCCTACGACGAGCGCCAGGTGCAGGCGTGGATCTCGAACGTCCACCCCGAGCGGTACCCGATCGGCGATCCCGGGTTCCGCGTCGTCGTCGCCGAACGCGGCGACGAGGTGGTCGGGTTCGGGCTCCTCGATCTCGCGCCGAACGGCCGCGACGACGGCGTCGGCGAGATCAGCGCCGTCTACGTCCACCCCGACCACGCCCGGGAGGGCGTCGGCGGCGCGATAATGGACGCGCTCGAGGGGACGGCCCGGGACGCCGGCCTCGAGGCGCTCGTCCTCACCGCGTCGCGAAACGCGATTGGGTTCTACGAACGGCAGGGGTACGAGGGCGTCGAGACGGTCTCCCTCGAGATGAACCAGGGGGTCCCCCTCGAGTGTCTGCGGATGCGGAAACGGCTCGAGCACGGCGAGTAG
- the ddh gene encoding D-2-hydroxyacid dehydrogenase — translation MHLECDRIGVHESVDDVFPPEKLVDYLDDLPVAVEVVGDADVEACDAVVTLEHRDAFLEVDWIHSIQAGVDRFPFDALEDAGIVLTNSTGIHDRTVGETVASYLLAFSRRLHDHVANQGERRWDQPAWNEAFTLPGTTACVLGTGTLGRGVADVLGSLGVRTVGVRRSADPVSGFEEVYANDDLLEAVADADFVIVTLPLTEATRHLVDHEVFETMDEDAYFVNVGRGPVVDEAALIDALESGAIAGAALDVFETEPLPAESPLWGIDEVIVSPHCAAFTEDYFRDVGDLVRENVDRLAEGDPFHNRVV, via the coding sequence ATGCACCTCGAGTGCGATCGAATCGGCGTCCACGAATCCGTCGACGACGTGTTTCCACCCGAAAAGCTGGTCGACTACCTCGACGATCTGCCCGTCGCCGTCGAGGTCGTCGGGGACGCCGACGTCGAGGCCTGCGACGCCGTCGTCACCCTCGAGCACCGCGACGCCTTCCTCGAGGTCGACTGGATCCACTCGATCCAGGCCGGCGTCGACCGGTTCCCGTTCGACGCCCTCGAGGACGCGGGGATCGTTCTCACCAACAGCACGGGGATCCACGACCGAACGGTCGGGGAGACGGTCGCGAGCTACCTGCTCGCGTTCTCGCGTCGCCTCCACGACCACGTCGCGAACCAGGGGGAGCGGCGGTGGGACCAGCCCGCCTGGAACGAGGCGTTCACGCTTCCGGGAACGACCGCCTGCGTGCTCGGCACGGGAACCCTCGGGCGGGGCGTCGCCGACGTGTTGGGCTCGCTCGGCGTGCGCACGGTCGGCGTCCGCCGGTCGGCCGACCCCGTCTCCGGCTTCGAGGAGGTCTACGCGAACGACGACCTGCTCGAGGCGGTCGCGGATGCCGACTTCGTGATCGTCACGCTGCCGCTGACCGAGGCGACCCGGCACCTCGTCGACCACGAGGTCTTCGAGACGATGGACGAAGACGCCTACTTCGTCAACGTCGGCCGCGGCCCCGTCGTCGACGAGGCGGCGCTGATCGACGCCCTCGAGTCGGGGGCCATCGCGGGCGCTGCCCTGGACGTGTTCGAGACCGAGCCGTTGCCCGCGGAGTCGCCGCTGTGGGGGATAGACGAGGTGATCGTTTCGCCACACTGCGCGGCGTTCACCGAGGACTACTTCCGGGACGTCGGCGACCTCGTCCGGGAAAACGTCGATCGGCTCGCCGAGGGCGATCCGTTCCACAACCGCGTCGTATGA
- a CDS encoding NUDIX domain-containing protein gives MTDTSESGEGTEADTDADADADKADAGTATHVVTAFLRHRGRLLLLRRSDAVGTYTGAWGGVSGFAEGNPDEQVRVEIREETGLEDDDVSFVRSGRPVEFVDEDLEREWVVHPYLFDVGSDDPEIDLSEEHDEYTWHPPTAALEGVGEALETVPELWTAYERVAPTVRSVAADDEHGAAALSIRALEVLRDRAGLLVAEREAFGTDPEGEREELAGLADRLLEARPSMAVLRNRVNRALAAASGERDEVETDDAGAPAVLEAALEGIDRALAADDEAAATASELVVGTVLTLSRSGTVREALRRSAPDRVFVAESRPAREGIDVAEELAADDALECPVAVHTDAAAAHVLASEDVDRVLVGADTVRPDGAVVNKTGTRAVAIAAAREGVPVTVVAATDKVSTREEVNLESGPRDAVYDGDASIDVLNPTFDVTPADCVDAVATERGGLEPDAIADVAAELRELEAQSTGAETTDGNPSTE, from the coding sequence ATGACTGACACGAGCGAGTCGGGCGAGGGGACAGAGGCGGACACGGACGCGGACGCGGACGCGGACAAAGCGGACGCCGGAACCGCGACCCACGTCGTCACCGCCTTCCTCCGGCACCGCGGACGGCTCCTCCTGTTGCGCCGCAGCGACGCCGTCGGCACCTACACCGGCGCGTGGGGCGGCGTCTCCGGGTTCGCGGAGGGCAACCCCGACGAACAGGTTCGAGTCGAGATCCGCGAGGAGACCGGCCTCGAGGACGACGACGTCTCGTTCGTCCGCTCCGGGCGACCGGTGGAGTTCGTCGACGAGGACCTCGAGCGCGAGTGGGTCGTCCATCCGTACCTGTTCGACGTCGGGAGCGACGACCCGGAGATCGACCTCAGCGAGGAACACGACGAGTACACCTGGCACCCACCGACTGCGGCCCTCGAGGGCGTCGGCGAGGCCCTCGAGACGGTGCCGGAGCTATGGACCGCCTACGAGCGGGTCGCCCCCACGGTGCGGTCGGTCGCGGCCGACGACGAGCACGGTGCGGCCGCGCTCTCGATCCGCGCGCTCGAGGTGCTGCGGGACCGTGCGGGGCTGCTCGTCGCCGAGCGCGAGGCGTTCGGTACGGACCCGGAGGGTGAACGCGAGGAACTGGCGGGGCTCGCCGACCGGTTGCTCGAGGCTCGCCCCTCGATGGCGGTCCTCCGGAACCGGGTGAACCGCGCGCTCGCGGCGGCAAGCGGCGAACGCGACGAGGTCGAGACGGACGACGCTGGCGCGCCCGCCGTCCTCGAGGCCGCACTCGAGGGGATCGACCGCGCGCTCGCGGCCGACGACGAGGCCGCGGCGACCGCGAGCGAACTCGTCGTGGGGACCGTCCTGACGCTCTCGCGGTCCGGCACCGTCCGCGAGGCGCTGCGCCGGTCCGCTCCCGACCGCGTGTTCGTCGCCGAATCCCGACCAGCGCGGGAGGGGATCGACGTCGCGGAGGAACTGGCAGCCGACGACGCCCTCGAGTGTCCCGTGGCAGTCCACACGGACGCGGCCGCGGCTCACGTCCTCGCGAGTGAGGACGTGGATCGGGTCCTCGTCGGGGCCGATACCGTCCGCCCCGACGGCGCGGTCGTGAACAAGACCGGCACGCGAGCGGTCGCCATCGCCGCGGCCCGCGAGGGGGTCCCGGTCACCGTCGTCGCCGCGACGGACAAGGTCTCGACCCGCGAGGAAGTCAACCTCGAGTCCGGGCCGCGGGACGCCGTGTACGACGGCGACGCCTCGATCGACGTGCTGAACCCGACGTTCGACGTCACGCCGGCCGACTGCGTCGACGCGGTGGCAACCGAACGCGGCGGTCTCGAGCCCGACGCGATCGCGGACGTGGCCGCGGAGTTGCGCGAACTCGAGGCACAGTCGACGGGGGCGGAAACGACAGACGGAAACCCCTCCACGGAGTAG
- a CDS encoding metallophosphoesterase family protein — translation MRRVAICSDTHVPSRANEVPDWVAAELRRADHAIHAGDFDSRRAYDRIEELADGDLTCARGNMDPATLEAPAAATRVVEGVTFVVTHGTGSPDGWRDRIVETARSKTDPEVDPVVVAGHTHRVVDTTVDGIRVLNPGSATGAAPADRETMYVATVEGGDLEVELLTG, via the coding sequence ATGCGACGCGTCGCCATCTGTAGCGACACGCACGTCCCGTCCCGCGCGAACGAAGTGCCCGACTGGGTCGCGGCGGAGCTTCGGCGGGCCGACCACGCGATTCACGCGGGCGATTTCGACTCGAGACGCGCCTACGACCGGATCGAGGAACTGGCCGACGGCGATCTGACCTGCGCCCGCGGGAACATGGATCCCGCGACGCTCGAGGCTCCGGCGGCCGCAACCCGGGTCGTCGAGGGCGTCACGTTCGTCGTCACCCACGGCACCGGTTCGCCGGACGGCTGGCGCGATCGCATCGTCGAAACGGCGCGCTCGAAGACGGATCCCGAGGTCGACCCGGTGGTCGTCGCGGGACACACTCACCGGGTCGTCGATACGACTGTCGACGGGATCCGGGTGCTCAACCCCGGGAGCGCGACGGGGGCCGCGCCGGCCGACCGCGAGACGATGTACGTCGCGACGGTCGAGGGCGGCGACCTCGAGGTGGAACTGCTGACCGGATAG
- a CDS encoding hydantoinase/oxoprolinase family protein produces the protein MTDSRKTDDRTRTDSASGPRVGVDVGGTFTDVALSVDGRLATAKVPTTDEQHVGVLEGLRKACDRAGIEPGEIEDFAHAMTVSVNALLERGGARTALVTTEGFRDVLEIGRQDRPALYDLEAEKPEPLVPRELRFEIDERTTVDGIEQGVDLEAVRDLAATIEERDVEAVAVCLLHAYADAENERRVAETLRAELGDDVPVSASHEVLAEFREFERTSTTAVDAYVRPAIDRYVGRLVDEAEDAGIPAPRIMQANGGIADPETVREHAVTTVLSGPAAGVVGAAATVSADDVSGLVTFDMGGTSSDVSLVRDGRAERTTDAEIAGLPIRTPMVDVNTVGAGGGSIAWVDSGGALRVGPRSAGAAPGPACYGKGGAEPTVTDANVVLGYIGPETALGGEMTLDVDAAREALARLADEADLEGPLEAAQGVFRVANATMTRTIRSVTVERGHDPREFALVAFGGAGPMHAAALADALEVDRVVVPRPSGVLSAFGLLAADEGYDAVRTVGVGLEEAEPAALEDVYDDLVGDVLGDASDPDAAQVERAADCRYAGQSFELTVPVDDTFDADAVAERFHSSHERAYGYAMDEAIEVVNLRATATVPGAEPTVRHDGEGDALVDTREAYFPGTGPRETTVYDRDRLAPGVTISGPAILEQAESTTVVPPAWAGEIEHDGTLVMTREGEDR, from the coding sequence ATGACGGACTCGAGGAAGACGGACGACCGCACCCGTACCGACTCCGCGAGCGGCCCCCGCGTCGGCGTCGACGTCGGCGGTACCTTCACCGACGTCGCGCTCTCGGTGGACGGCCGACTGGCCACCGCGAAGGTGCCGACTACCGACGAGCAACACGTCGGCGTCCTCGAGGGGCTCCGCAAGGCCTGCGACCGTGCGGGGATCGAGCCCGGGGAGATCGAGGACTTCGCCCACGCGATGACCGTCTCGGTCAACGCGCTGCTCGAGCGCGGCGGCGCGCGGACCGCGCTCGTGACGACGGAGGGGTTCCGCGACGTCCTCGAGATCGGCCGACAGGACAGACCGGCGCTGTACGACCTCGAGGCCGAGAAACCGGAGCCGCTGGTCCCCCGCGAACTGCGCTTCGAGATCGACGAGCGGACGACCGTCGACGGGATCGAGCAGGGAGTCGACCTCGAGGCGGTCCGCGACCTCGCGGCGACGATCGAAGAGCGCGACGTCGAGGCGGTCGCCGTCTGTCTGTTGCACGCCTACGCCGACGCCGAGAACGAACGCCGGGTCGCGGAGACGCTGCGAGCGGAACTCGGGGACGACGTCCCGGTCTCGGCCTCTCACGAGGTGCTCGCGGAGTTTCGCGAGTTCGAGCGGACGTCGACGACGGCCGTCGACGCCTACGTGCGGCCGGCGATCGACCGCTACGTCGGCCGACTGGTCGATGAGGCCGAGGACGCCGGCATTCCGGCCCCGCGAATCATGCAGGCCAACGGCGGCATCGCCGACCCCGAGACCGTCCGCGAGCACGCCGTGACGACGGTGCTCTCCGGGCCGGCGGCGGGCGTGGTCGGCGCGGCCGCGACCGTCTCGGCCGACGACGTCTCGGGTCTCGTCACCTTCGATATGGGCGGCACCTCGAGCGACGTCAGCCTCGTCCGGGACGGTCGGGCCGAGCGGACGACGGACGCGGAGATCGCGGGGCTGCCGATCCGAACGCCGATGGTCGACGTCAACACCGTCGGCGCGGGCGGCGGCTCGATCGCCTGGGTCGATTCGGGTGGCGCGCTCCGGGTCGGCCCCCGGTCGGCGGGCGCAGCGCCCGGCCCCGCCTGTTACGGCAAGGGCGGGGCGGAGCCGACCGTCACCGACGCGAACGTCGTGCTGGGATACATCGGTCCGGAGACTGCGCTGGGCGGCGAGATGACCCTCGACGTCGACGCCGCCCGGGAGGCGCTCGCCAGGCTCGCCGACGAGGCCGACCTCGAGGGGCCGCTCGAGGCGGCACAGGGCGTCTTCCGGGTGGCGAACGCGACGATGACCCGGACGATCCGCTCGGTGACGGTCGAGCGGGGCCACGACCCCCGCGAGTTCGCGCTGGTTGCGTTCGGCGGCGCGGGGCCGATGCACGCCGCGGCGCTCGCCGACGCCCTCGAGGTCGACCGGGTCGTCGTCCCGCGGCCGTCGGGGGTGCTGTCGGCGTTCGGGCTGCTGGCGGCCGACGAGGGCTACGATGCGGTGCGAACGGTCGGCGTCGGTCTCGAGGAGGCCGAACCGGCAGCACTCGAGGACGTCTACGACGACCTCGTCGGCGACGTGCTCGGGGACGCGTCCGACCCGGACGCGGCGCAGGTCGAACGCGCCGCGGACTGTCGGTACGCGGGCCAGAGCTTCGAACTGACCGTTCCCGTCGACGACACCTTCGACGCCGACGCCGTCGCCGAACGCTTCCACTCGTCCCACGAGCGGGCCTACGGCTACGCGATGGACGAGGCGATCGAGGTCGTCAACCTGCGTGCGACGGCGACCGTCCCCGGGGCGGAGCCGACCGTCCGCCACGACGGTGAGGGCGACGCGCTCGTCGACACGCGTGAGGCGTACTTCCCCGGCACTGGGCCGCGGGAGACCACCGTCTACGACCGCGATCGGCTCGCGCCCGGCGTAACGATCTCCGGGCCGGCGATCCTCGAGCAGGCCGAGAGTACGACCGTCGTCCCGCCGGCGTGGGCGGGCGAGATCGAACACGACGGCACTCTCGTGATGACTCGAGAGGGGGAAGACCGATGA
- a CDS encoding hydantoinase B/oxoprolinase family protein — MTDTTIDPVTLEVLRNQLESVAEEMGQTLIRGAYSPNIKERRDCSTALFDADGRMIAQAEHIPVHLGAMPAAVDAVRDLDPQPGDVFVLNDPFTGGTHLPDVTMVSALAPAAVDGSAAGDESANEIVGYAVSRAHHADVGGMTPGSMPAGAQEIYQEGLRLPPTRLVEGGDLREDVHSLVLANVRNPRERRADLRAQLAANERAADRLESLFAEHGRETVLEGFDAVIDYSRERIVDEIAALPDGSYEAIDVLEGDGVTDDDVEIAATVTIDGAEIDVDFSGTDGQLAGNLNAPLAVAKSAVFFVVRCVTDPEIPPNHGCYEPVTVRAPEGTLLNPDPPAAVVGGNVETSQRVTDVVFAALARAAPDRVPAQGQGTMNNLTIGARDGSFTYYETIGGGFGARPDRDGMDGVQVGMTNTLNTPVESLETEYPLRVERYALRPDSGGEGRYRGGLGLERVVTVETDATVSLLTERRRHAPTGVAGGEDGATGENLLDGDPVSAKTTVDVEAGTTVTVRTPGGGGHGDPGERDPDALEADRRAGKRTGGDS; from the coding sequence ATGACGGACACCACGATCGATCCGGTAACGCTAGAAGTGCTTCGCAACCAACTCGAGAGCGTCGCCGAGGAGATGGGCCAGACGCTGATCCGTGGGGCGTACTCGCCGAACATCAAGGAACGGCGGGACTGCTCGACGGCGCTGTTCGACGCCGACGGGCGGATGATCGCACAGGCCGAACACATCCCGGTCCACCTGGGGGCCATGCCGGCGGCCGTCGATGCCGTCCGCGACCTCGACCCCCAACCGGGCGACGTATTCGTGCTCAACGATCCCTTTACCGGCGGGACGCACCTGCCCGACGTGACGATGGTTTCGGCGCTGGCGCCGGCCGCCGTCGACGGGAGCGCGGCCGGCGACGAGAGCGCGAACGAGATCGTCGGCTACGCCGTCTCGCGGGCCCACCACGCCGACGTCGGCGGGATGACTCCCGGCAGCATGCCTGCCGGTGCACAGGAAATCTACCAGGAGGGGCTGCGGCTCCCGCCGACGCGACTCGTCGAGGGCGGCGACCTCCGCGAGGACGTCCACTCGCTCGTGCTCGCGAACGTCCGCAACCCCCGCGAACGACGCGCGGATCTGCGAGCACAGCTCGCGGCCAACGAACGCGCTGCGGACCGCCTCGAGTCGCTGTTCGCCGAACACGGCCGCGAAACGGTGCTCGAGGGGTTCGACGCCGTGATCGACTACTCCCGCGAGCGGATCGTCGACGAGATCGCCGCGCTGCCCGACGGCAGCTACGAGGCGATCGACGTCCTCGAGGGGGACGGCGTCACGGACGACGACGTCGAGATCGCCGCGACGGTGACGATCGACGGCGCGGAGATCGACGTCGATTTCTCGGGCACCGACGGCCAGCTCGCGGGCAACCTCAACGCCCCGCTCGCCGTCGCAAAGAGCGCGGTCTTCTTCGTCGTGCGCTGTGTGACCGATCCCGAGATCCCGCCGAACCACGGCTGCTACGAGCCCGTGACCGTCCGCGCGCCCGAGGGAACGCTGCTCAATCCCGACCCGCCCGCGGCGGTCGTCGGCGGCAACGTCGAGACCAGCCAGCGGGTGACCGACGTCGTCTTCGCGGCGCTGGCCCGTGCTGCACCCGATCGGGTCCCCGCACAGGGACAGGGAACGATGAACAACCTCACGATCGGCGCGCGGGACGGCTCGTTCACCTACTACGAGACGATCGGCGGCGGCTTCGGCGCTCGGCCGGATCGGGACGGCATGGACGGCGTCCAGGTCGGGATGACCAACACGCTGAACACGCCCGTCGAGTCCCTCGAGACCGAGTACCCGCTACGGGTCGAGCGCTACGCCCTGCGGCCCGACAGCGGCGGCGAAGGCCGATACCGCGGCGGGCTCGGACTCGAGCGCGTCGTCACCGTCGAGACGGACGCGACGGTCTCGCTGCTGACCGAACGGCGCCGCCACGCGCCGACGGGCGTCGCCGGCGGCGAGGACGGCGCGACCGGCGAGAATCTGCTCGACGGCGACCCTGTGTCGGCGAAAACGACCGTCGACGTCGAAGCGGGCACGACGGTCACCGTACGGACGCCCGGCGGCGGCGGCCACGGCGATCCCGGGGAGCGCGATCCGGACGCGCTCGAGGCCGACCGGCGCGCCGGGAAACGGACCGGCGGCGACTCGTAA
- a CDS encoding coenzyme F420-0:L-glutamate ligase: protein MELTPVTDLPEIRPGDDLAALIAGRADDLGLGLEGAVLTVASTVVSKAEGRTANLEDYAVSGRAEEIAARIEEVAGEEKDPRFAQAVLEESTELLIEAPFLLTETRFGHITVNAGIDRSNVPDHDLLLLPKRPTESAERIRRGFEDRGYDDVAVIVTDTSGRPFRHGQRGVALGWAGMPASRDWRGERDRDGRELGVTVQSVVDELAAAANLVTGEGADGNPAVVVRDWEFGDLEGSDELFRSVEDDLIRQALREWRFEP from the coding sequence ATGGAACTGACGCCAGTGACGGACCTGCCCGAGATCCGTCCCGGCGACGACCTCGCCGCACTGATCGCCGGTCGGGCCGACGACCTTGGGCTCGGGCTCGAGGGGGCCGTCCTCACGGTCGCGAGCACGGTCGTCTCGAAGGCCGAGGGGCGGACGGCGAACCTCGAGGACTACGCCGTCAGCGGCCGTGCCGAGGAGATCGCCGCCCGGATCGAGGAGGTCGCGGGCGAGGAGAAAGACCCCCGGTTCGCACAGGCCGTCCTCGAGGAGAGCACGGAACTGCTCATCGAGGCCCCGTTCCTGCTGACCGAGACGCGCTTTGGCCACATCACCGTCAACGCGGGGATCGACCGCTCGAACGTGCCGGACCACGACCTGCTCCTGTTGCCGAAACGGCCGACCGAGAGCGCCGAGCGGATTCGGCGGGGATTCGAGGACCGCGGCTACGACGACGTCGCGGTGATCGTCACCGACACGAGCGGGCGGCCGTTCCGCCACGGCCAGCGCGGCGTCGCGCTCGGCTGGGCGGGGATGCCCGCGAGCCGCGACTGGCGCGGCGAACGCGACCGCGACGGGCGCGAACTCGGCGTCACCGTCCAGTCCGTGGTCGACGAACTCGCCGCGGCCGCGAACCTCGTGACCGGCGAGGGAGCCGACGGGAACCCGGCAGTCGTCGTCCGCGACTGGGAGTTCGGCGACCTCGAGGGCAGCGACGAACTGTTCCGCTCCGTCGAGGACGACCTGATCCGCCAGGCACTCCGGGAATGGAGGTTCGAGCCATGA